A section of the Cryobacterium soli genome encodes:
- a CDS encoding ABC transporter permease, translating into MSSYAQVRPEQRTPFARYRHSLWLLTQRDLRVRYSTSVLGYFWSILDPLVMAGIYWFVFTVVFQRSVGEDPYIVFLLAALLPWMWFNGAISDCTRAFLREAKLIRSTRIPRTIWVNRLVLSKGIEFLAAIPVLVLFAVFSGASINADAVFFPLAILIQAVLTAGIGLIVAPLVVFFRDLERAVKLILRFLFYASPIIYATSDLPKELHFWAAFNPLSGIFSLYRAAFFPGELDWFIVGVGAAMSVAFLAIGLLVFTRTERAVLKEI; encoded by the coding sequence GTGAGTAGTTACGCTCAGGTGCGTCCTGAACAGCGCACCCCGTTTGCGCGTTACCGTCATTCGTTGTGGTTGCTGACCCAGCGCGACCTCCGGGTACGCTACTCGACCTCGGTGCTCGGCTACTTCTGGTCGATCCTCGACCCGCTCGTGATGGCGGGAATCTACTGGTTCGTCTTCACGGTCGTGTTCCAGCGGTCCGTCGGCGAAGACCCGTACATCGTCTTCCTCCTCGCGGCCCTGCTGCCGTGGATGTGGTTCAACGGAGCCATCTCGGACTGCACCCGGGCCTTCCTGCGCGAGGCCAAGCTCATCCGCTCCACTCGGATCCCCCGCACGATCTGGGTGAACCGGCTTGTGTTGTCCAAGGGAATCGAGTTCCTCGCGGCCATCCCCGTGCTCGTGCTCTTCGCCGTGTTCTCCGGCGCATCGATCAATGCGGATGCCGTCTTCTTCCCTCTGGCCATCCTCATCCAGGCCGTGCTCACAGCCGGAATCGGTCTCATCGTGGCACCCCTGGTGGTGTTCTTCCGCGACCTCGAGCGCGCAGTGAAGCTGATTCTGCGCTTCCTGTTCTACGCATCGCCGATCATCTACGCCACCAGCGACCTGCCGAAAGAGCTGCACTTCTGGGCGGCGTTCAACCCTCTCAGCGGCATTTTCAGCCTGTACCGGGCCGCTTTCTTCCCTGGCGAGTTGGACTGGTTCATCGTGGGCGTCGGCGCGGCCATGTCGGTGGCCTTCCTCGCGATCGGCCTCCTGGTCTTCACCCGCACCGAGCGCGCCGTGTTGAAGGAGATCTGA